The sequence below is a genomic window from Candidatus Dormiibacterota bacterium.
CGCATTCTCGACCTCTCGACGCTGGTTACCGCGGCCGGTTCGCTGCTCTACGCTCGCGTCGTGCACGACGGCTACTACGAGCTGGTGGGGCCTCCGACCGCATCCGGCGTACGCGACGCGGTCACCGGTTTGATGCGGTACGCCTCGTATGCGCTCGTCGACGGCGCGGTCGATCGCGTTGCGGCGCTGGCCGGCGGCGGGGACGCGATCGTGGTCTCGGTCGGCGCCGACGCGGCTTCGACCATGGACGACGCGGTCGCGCAAATACGCGCGCTGGTTGGCCGGCTGCGTATCGCGCAATACGACCCGACGGTGGAACACGTGCGGATCGAAGGGGCCCTCACGCCGGCGATGGTTTCGCAACTGGTCGCGCAACGGGAGCGGCGCGCGATTCTTTTGCGCGATCCGACGCAACTCGCGATGGCGGGCCCTGCCGCAACCTACGCGCTCGAACACTTGAACTTGCGCTGCGAACGCCCGCTGCGGGTGGTGGCGGTAACGGTGGCGTCGAGCGGTCGCGAGCGCGCTTTCGAACCGCGTGAATTTGCGCGCGCGGTTGCAGCCGCGACCGGTTTGCCGACGTTCGACGTCTATGCCGGCGCGGTGGCGGCGTGATGGCCGGGCCGGCGATCGACCGGAGTTCGCTCCACGCGATCGAGGGTACGTGGCTGGAGGTACGCCTGACCCCGTCGAGCGAGTACGGCTTGCGCGCGTTCGCGGCGCTGCGGGCGTTTGCTCCGGGAGAAGAGGCCCGGGCCGCGGCGTGCGCGCAGCGCATCGCGCGCGTTGCGGCATCGCTCGAACCATCGCGGCTGGACGCCGCGCGCGATGTCCTGCGCCGCGCTCCGGATGCCGCCGGTGCCCTCGCAAGAGCGGCGATGGGTGAAGCGCTGGCCGACGTGCAGTTTCTGGAACTGCAGCGCTGCTTCGATGCGATGATCGCGCTGGACGCCCTCCTGGAATGCGCGGTGGATGCGGAGCCGTGCGCGAACGACGCCGTGCGTCAGGTTGTCGCAGCGCTCGACCCGGGCCGGTCGGGTGCGTTTGGATTCTATCTTTCGGACGCATTCGATCCGCGACTCGGTGAAGGACGAAAGGCCCTGACCGGTTCGCAGGCGCAGGTCGATGCCGCACGCGGTCGTGCTGCGGCAACTATCTGTGCGAGGCTGGGTCGCGAGGAGATCTCCGGCAACGAATTCATTGTCATGCGCGCGGACGTTCCGGCTAGCGGCCTCCCCGCCGGCATGCGCGTGATTCGCGAAGCCGCAACGTACCTCGTTTGCGAACTCGATGCCGACGAAGCGACGCTCGGTGCGATCGAACGCCGCGACGGCGCGCTGGCGAGCGTGGCCGAGGCGGAGGAGTGCGTACGCGAACGGCTCTCGACGGTGTTGCGCGAACGCGCGGCGGCGCTGGACGCAGCGATGCAAGCGTTGGGTACGCTCGACGTGCTGGTCGCCCAGGCGCGATTCGTACAATCCTATCGGTGCGTGGTTCCGGAGTACGTCGCGCGTGCGGCGATGGCGTTTAGCGGCGGGCGTCATCTGCCGACGGTCGAGGCGCTGGAGCGCGACGGGCGTGCCTTTACGCCGCTCGATCTCGAACTCGACGGCGTCGCCGTGCTGACGGGGCCGAATATGGGCGGAAAGAGCGTCGCATTACGCACGTGCGGCTTTATTGCGCTTTGCGCCGCATACGGGCTTCCGGTGCCCGCGACGCATGCGCGCGTCGGACTCTTCGACGACATCGCGTGGCTTGGCATCGGAGGCGACGACGAGCGCGGATCGTTGCTCTCCTCGTTCGCTACCGAAGTCGTGCGACTGCGCGATCTCTTCGCACGCGGAGCGCAGCGAAGACTGTTGCTTGTGGATGAGTTTGCTCGGACGACCACCCCGCACGAAGGCAAGGCGCTCCTGATTGCGGTGATCGAGCGTTTGCGCGAGCGCGGCGTTTGCGGCATCGTGGCCACGCATCTCGGCGGAATCGCCGGCGCGACGGGCGCGACGCATCTCGCGGTACGCGGCCTGCGCGGGATCCCGCATCGCCCCGCAACGGCCGACCTGCATGCGGCGCTGGCCGCACTAGCGGATTCGATGGACTACACCATTGCCCAGGTGAACGGGCCCGGCGAAGAACGCTCGGATGCGATCGCTCTTGCGGCGTTGCTTGGCCTGGACGAGGCCCTGATCGCAGCGGCGAGCGCCGCCTTTAGTCAGCCGTAGCGAGCAATTACTCAGCGCCTTCTGCGTTCTAGGCGCGCAACAGATCGGTCAAATCGGAGTTCATCGGGATCGCCGCCTTGGGCCAAAAAGATCTCGCAGACTAAGGGCCAAATCGCCTCGGCGCGTTCGAATGCCGCCGCCTCGGCCTTTGAATGGCGACGTGTGCCGTCATGCTTGTGCGGCGTTTCTCCGCCCGGCCTTTGAAGGCGTCCGACGCGTCTGCCATGTACTTCAAGTATTCGACGGCACCGGGGAAACGCTTGCAATCACAGGTGTAACCCGGAGCCGGCATCGGGAGTAGAGGCCCGTATATGAACTCTCGCCGTGCAGCACTTGAATCGCTGGCGATCCTTGGAACGCTGGCGCAGATCGCTATTGCCGCTTGGGGGCTCGGCACACTTCCCGATTCCATCGCCGTGCATTTTGGACCGGATGGAGTGGGATACGGTTCAAAACTCTCGCTCCTCCTGTTGCCCGCATGCGGCGCATTTACATATCTCGTGAGTGGTTTCGCGGCGAGCTCGGCGCAACCGCGGGTGAACCTGCCGATGAAAATCACGATTACTCCGGAGAACCGCGCTGCCGTTAATGCGTTGAAACGCGAGATGGTTTTGGTTACCAAGGCGGCGCTAGGAGTAGGATTTGCCGCCATAGAGTGGCAGTTGGTCTCCAGTGCCCGGGGAACGCTTTCGCCCGGTTTTATCCCGACAATCGTCGGATTTTCCGTGCTGGTGCTCGCGCTGACTACCGCGTACACAGTCGCCATCGCCAAGGCCGCAAAGCCGCGGCCGGAGTAGCCTGCGGGCTGCGGGGAGAAGTCCGGGGCATGGAACCGCTCATCATCACCTGCGCGCCGGTCGGGGGCGAGATCATGCCCGACCAGACGCCTCACCTGCCCGTTACTCCGGAACAACTCGGGCAGACCGCTGCCGCGATTCGCGAGGCCGGCGCCTCGATGGTTCACGTGCATTGCCGCAACGACGACGGGACGAACACGCACGACGTCGAGCGTTTCCGCGCAGCCTTCGCCGCGATCCGAGCGCAGAGCGATCTGATCGTGCAGTTCTCCACGGG
It includes:
- a CDS encoding DUF1648 domain-containing protein, whose protein sequence is MNSRRAALESLAILGTLAQIAIAAWGLGTLPDSIAVHFGPDGVGYGSKLSLLLLPACGAFTYLVSGFAASSAQPRVNLPMKITITPENRAAVNALKREMVLVTKAALGVGFAAIEWQLVSSARGTLSPGFIPTIVGFSVLVLALTTAYTVAIAKAAKPRPE